Part of the Sinorhizobium terangae genome is shown below.
GCACATCCCCAGATGACGCCAAGCAGCATGTAGAAATGGCGCCAATGGTCGGTGTCGATGACGTTGCCGATACCAACATGGCCGATCAGCGTGACCCATGCAATCATCAGGTACGGCTGCCATGGCCGGTCGTGCAGGAGGAAGCGGAAGCCCAGCGACAGCGTCCATGCGATCAGCGTCACATAGGCGATCAAGCCGATCCAGCCGTAGGACGTCAGGCACTTCAGCCAGATATTGTGTTCATCCTCCGGGAAAATGGTACTGAAGACCAGAGGGCCGATGCCGAGCGGTTTTTCCATCGACATCAGGAAGCCGATCCGGTGCCGGTCGAACCGCCCAAGATGCCCGCCGTCGTACTCCTGAACAAGCTGGGAACGGTTTGAGAAAAGGGTCGCGACCTGCTCGGACTGCAGGGCTGCGGCGAGCGCGGCGACGATGAAGAGGGCGCCACACAAAGCCAGCACCAGGATACGCAGACGGAAGAGGCCGCTCCGCTCCTTCAGCAGCATGACGAAGACAAAGGCGACGACGCAGAAGAGATTGAGTGCCCAGGCCGCTCGCGAGAACGAGAGGAAAACGCCGAGTGCCAGGACGAGAAGTCCGGCGATCTTAGGCGGAGCGCGGTGGATCGGCTGGGTAAGTAGGCCATGGATGAGATAAAGCGCCGGCGCGGCGAGAAAGGGGCCAAAAACGTTCGGATCCTGGAACGCTCCCTTCGCGCGGTCATAGAGCGTGAAGTTGGCCCCGCCCGGTATGGCACCGAAATAGCCGAGAATGCCAAGGAGCGCCGTGATGACAGCAGCAGCAACCCAGGCATTGAAGATCAGCCGCAGTCGTTGGTGCCGATCTTCGATGATAGCCGCAAAGAAGACAGCCGAGAGCGCGAGGAAGCCGGAGACGGCCATGTACATGGGCCCGGTGGCAAGGTCCGACATCGTGGTCAGCGACAGGATGCCGCCAACCATGAAGAGAACGAGGAGCGATAGCAACGGCGCTACATAGCGGGAAATCCTCAACCCGAAGAGCGCCCACAGGCCGATGAGACACGCCATGAAGAGCTCGTAAGGCGCCGGCTCGGCGATGACGAAGCCGGAAAGAAAAACCGCGATTGCCACGAAGCCGGAAGCGAGCAGCGAAATCGCGGCAAGCTGGGGGCGGAGGACAATTGGCGGGGATGCGCTCGCGGAGATCAATAGGCGTTATCCGTG
Proteins encoded:
- a CDS encoding O-antigen ligase family protein, giving the protein MISASASPPIVLRPQLAAISLLASGFVAIAVFLSGFVIAEPAPYELFMACLIGLWALFGLRISRYVAPLLSLLVLFMVGGILSLTTMSDLATGPMYMAVSGFLALSAVFFAAIIEDRHQRLRLIFNAWVAAAVITALLGILGYFGAIPGGANFTLYDRAKGAFQDPNVFGPFLAAPALYLIHGLLTQPIHRAPPKIAGLLVLALGVFLSFSRAAWALNLFCVVAFVFVMLLKERSGLFRLRILVLALCGALFIVAALAAALQSEQVATLFSNRSQLVQEYDGGHLGRFDRHRIGFLMSMEKPLGIGPLVFSTIFPEDEHNIWLKCLTSYGWIGLIAYVTLIAWTLSLGFRFLLHDRPWQPYLMIAWVTLIGHVGIGNVIDTDHWRHFYMLLGVIWGCAALEYRFQWRARAGRHL